A genomic region of Methanosarcina thermophila TM-1 contains the following coding sequences:
- a CDS encoding aspartate aminotransferase family protein: protein MDQEKIGDFGEVLGMEKPEKIKAQVSKQGTDLDEEKIGLLDFVGPKAREIIEQDCNIMSACAARPYPLVVDSAKGSIIRDIDGNEYIDLVAGIAVMNAGHSNPEVEAAISAQLKKMTHCGYGDFFAEPPLKLAKKLEKLSGYSKVFFCNSGTEAVEAAIKLAFWKTKRQGLISFYNAFHGRTLGSLSLTCSKVRQKEHFPAFRTAHSHYAYCYRCPLKLEYPSCGIECAKELENLIFRRDLSPEDTAAVFVEPVQGEGGYIVPPPEFHEEVRQICTDNDVLLVSDEVQTGCFRTGPFLALENFGVRAEISCLAKALGAGLPMGAMLADRELMDWPPGVHSNTFGGNLLSSAASLASLEFLERENMETRVKELGSYMKQRLWELQDNFPCIGDVRGLGLMIGLEIVKPDKSIDPLTRDKIINEAFKEKILLLPCGDSVIRFSPPLVITNEEIDLGLERFERALKKATA, encoded by the coding sequence TTGGATCAGGAGAAAATTGGGGATTTTGGAGAGGTACTGGGCATGGAAAAGCCTGAGAAGATTAAGGCGCAGGTTTCGAAGCAGGGTACTGATCTTGATGAGGAAAAAATCGGACTGCTTGATTTTGTTGGCCCAAAAGCCAGGGAGATTATCGAGCAGGACTGCAATATAATGTCAGCCTGTGCAGCTCGACCCTATCCTCTTGTTGTGGACAGTGCAAAGGGCTCAATAATAAGGGATATCGATGGAAATGAGTATATTGACCTGGTTGCCGGGATTGCTGTTATGAATGCAGGTCATTCCAATCCTGAGGTTGAGGCTGCAATCTCAGCCCAGCTTAAGAAAATGACTCACTGCGGATACGGGGACTTTTTTGCCGAGCCTCCGCTGAAGCTTGCAAAAAAGTTAGAAAAGCTTTCAGGTTATTCAAAGGTCTTCTTCTGCAATAGCGGAACTGAAGCCGTGGAAGCAGCAATCAAGCTTGCCTTCTGGAAAACAAAACGTCAGGGTCTTATCTCTTTTTATAATGCTTTTCATGGTCGCACTCTGGGTTCTCTCTCCCTGACATGCTCAAAAGTCAGGCAAAAGGAACATTTTCCTGCGTTTCGCACAGCCCATTCCCACTATGCCTATTGTTACCGCTGTCCGCTTAAACTCGAGTATCCCTCGTGCGGGATCGAATGTGCAAAAGAGCTAGAAAATCTTATTTTCAGGCGGGATTTGAGCCCGGAGGATACTGCTGCCGTTTTCGTGGAACCGGTCCAGGGAGAAGGCGGATATATCGTTCCTCCTCCTGAGTTTCATGAGGAAGTAAGGCAGATCTGTACTGACAATGATGTTCTTCTTGTATCTGACGAGGTTCAGACTGGCTGTTTCAGGACAGGTCCCTTCCTTGCCCTGGAAAACTTTGGGGTCAGAGCTGAGATTTCCTGCCTTGCAAAAGCTCTCGGAGCAGGTCTCCCTATGGGCGCAATGCTTGCAGATCGCGAGCTTATGGACTGGCCTCCAGGCGTCCATTCAAATACCTTCGGAGGAAATCTTCTTTCTTCAGCCGCATCTCTTGCTTCTCTTGAATTTCTGGAAAGGGAAAACATGGAAACTCGGGTAAAAGAACTTGGTTCCTATATGAAGCAACGCCTGTGGGAGCTTCAGGATAACTTCCCTTGCATAGGGGATGTACGCGGTCTCGGTCTTATGATCGGCTTAGAGATTGTAAAACCCGATAAATCCATAGACCCCTTGACACGGGATAAAATTATCAATGAAGCCTTTAAAGAGAAAATTCTGCTCCTTCCCTGTGGGGATTCGGTAATCCGCTTCTCTCCGCCTCTGGTAATTACAAACGAAGAGATTGACCTCGGGCTTGAGAGGTTTGAAAGGGCTTTGAAGAAAGCAACAGCTTGA
- a CDS encoding aldehyde dehydrogenase family protein gives MVQEYKLFIGGEFKDSSTGEVFEDINPATLESVAMIQVAGAEDVDRAVEAAESGFKIWSRIPAPRRAEILFRAVRILQERKEELAVLMTQEMGKILPETGGDVQEAIDITNYAAGEGRRMFGETTPSELKQKFCMTVLRPIGVVGVITPWNFPLAIPAWKIMPALIAGNVIVFKPASDAPLLAFKLIEVLIEAGLPPGVINLVTGPGGTVGKAIVQHPRINAISFTGSLDTGKWIMEECSKTMKRVSLELGGKNPVIVMDDADLELALEGVLWGAFGTTGQRCTATSRLILHEKVKDEFTRRLIAKVKALRLGNGLLPETDIGPLISKAQLEKTEKYVSIGIEEGATLLTGGNRIDPGLPGYFFEPTVFTDVRPEMRIAQEEIFGPVLGIITVSDLEETIEVANNTKYGLSSAIYTGNIGNAFKAIERIEAGITYINAPTIGAEVHLPFGGVKGTGNGFREAGTDAIREFSEVKAVYIDYSGRLQKAQIDLPE, from the coding sequence ATGGTTCAGGAATACAAGCTGTTTATTGGGGGAGAGTTTAAAGACTCGTCAACAGGAGAGGTTTTTGAAGATATAAACCCGGCTACTCTGGAAAGCGTTGCCATGATACAGGTAGCTGGAGCTGAAGATGTGGATAGGGCGGTTGAGGCTGCCGAGTCAGGTTTTAAAATATGGAGCAGAATTCCGGCTCCAAGAAGAGCTGAAATACTTTTCAGGGCAGTCCGGATTTTGCAGGAAAGAAAGGAAGAACTTGCTGTCCTTATGACACAAGAGATGGGAAAGATCCTGCCTGAAACAGGGGGGGACGTACAGGAAGCCATTGATATAACAAATTATGCTGCAGGAGAAGGGAGGCGGATGTTCGGGGAGACAACGCCCTCCGAACTCAAGCAAAAGTTTTGCATGACCGTACTGAGACCGATAGGAGTTGTTGGCGTGATTACGCCCTGGAACTTCCCTCTTGCGATTCCTGCCTGGAAGATTATGCCAGCCCTTATAGCTGGAAATGTAATCGTATTCAAACCTGCAAGTGATGCGCCCCTGCTTGCCTTCAAGCTGATAGAGGTGCTTATAGAAGCTGGTCTGCCTCCGGGAGTAATAAACCTTGTTACAGGGCCAGGAGGAACTGTCGGGAAAGCCATAGTCCAGCACCCTCGCATAAATGCCATTTCCTTTACAGGCAGCCTTGATACAGGAAAATGGATAATGGAAGAATGTTCAAAAACCATGAAACGGGTTTCTCTGGAGCTCGGAGGCAAAAACCCGGTAATTGTTATGGATGATGCTGACCTTGAACTTGCACTTGAAGGTGTGTTGTGGGGAGCTTTCGGGACGACGGGACAGCGCTGCACGGCTACGAGCAGATTGATTCTACATGAGAAAGTGAAGGATGAATTCACCAGACGGCTGATTGCGAAAGTTAAAGCTCTCAGGCTCGGCAACGGACTCCTGCCTGAAACGGATATTGGGCCTTTGATAAGTAAAGCCCAGCTTGAGAAAACGGAAAAGTATGTGAGCATAGGGATAGAAGAAGGCGCAACCCTGCTTACAGGGGGAAACCGAATAGACCCTGGGCTTCCAGGATATTTCTTCGAGCCCACAGTGTTTACGGATGTCAGGCCTGAGATGAGGATAGCACAGGAAGAGATCTTCGGGCCTGTACTCGGGATTATTACGGTTTCTGACCTGGAAGAGACAATTGAGGTTGCCAACAATACTAAGTACGGGCTTTCTTCGGCAATCTACACCGGAAATATAGGTAATGCTTTTAAAGCGATCGAGAGAATCGAAGCCGGAATTACATATATTAATGCCCCTACTATAGGAGCCGAAGTCCATCTTCCTTTCGGGGGTGTGAAAGGGACAGGGAACGGCTTCCGGGAAGCTGGGACAGATGCTATAAGGGAGTTCTCCGAGGTAAAAGCCGTATATATAGACTATAGCGGCAGGCTGCAAAAAGCTCAGATCGATCTGCCGGAATGA
- a CDS encoding response regulator has product MKVLLVDDDPLFLELSKTFLELFHNIKSDTVNSAQEALERLENESYDVVVSDYDMPIMDGITFLKTIRDRSIDIPFIMFTGVSKEDVIHKAIENGVNSFIQKIGDPKAQYSELSKKIWQAVNSGAG; this is encoded by the coding sequence GTGAAAGTACTGCTCGTAGACGATGACCCCCTATTTCTAGAGCTATCAAAGACATTTCTTGAGCTTTTCCATAATATAAAATCGGACACTGTAAACTCTGCACAGGAAGCCCTTGAGAGACTGGAAAATGAGTCTTATGATGTGGTAGTCTCCGACTATGACATGCCTATTATGGACGGCATTACATTTTTGAAAACTATCCGTGACAGAAGTATTGACATCCCCTTCATAATGTTCACTGGAGTGAGCAAGGAAGATGTCATACATAAGGCAATTGAAAATGGCGTGAATTCATTTATCCAGAAGATAGGGGATCCAAAGGCTCAGTATTCCGAATTGTCAAAAAAGATCTGGCAGGCTGTCAACAGCGGTGCAGGTTGA
- the gatE gene encoding Glu-tRNA(Gln) amidotransferase subunit GatE — MEKYDYSELGLKAGLEIHQQLDSKEKLFCRCPTVLRDVRDSNFEFFRYLRATESEMGEMDRAAVEQTKIRRKYIYKAYDTTCLVENDEEPPRELNKEALEISLEIAKLFNMKPVDQMHVMRKIVVDGSNTSGFQRTAFLASNGYIETSEGRCGIDSLCVEEEAAQKIEEIGDSIVYSLDRLGIPLVELATAPDIKSPRHAREVAEQIGMFLRSTGKVKRGLGTIRQDVNISISEGARVEIKGVQALDLIEDIVRREVKRQLNLLFIRQELMERKAFVCEEIYDVTGLFIDTKSKVLQKGVKKGAVLAALLRKFGGLVGKEVQPGRRLGTEFSDRAKTAGVGGIFHTDELPNYGITDKEVQAVRDAVGAHPEDAVIMVADEPEKARLAIEAVIARAKEAIKGVPEETRRALPDGNTAYMRPLPGAARMYPETDVPPIEISQEYFDSIEIPELLTERAKRFISENGLNKELAEKIAYSKYLPLFESLVGTYRKDANVNPTLIARTLVGIVPEIRRNGVETENLTDEHFKGLFAAISNQEIAKEAIQDLLTALAKEPELSVPEAISKLGLSAFDPQEVENFIKKTVRERGDFIKEKGPAALGPLMGIVMKEYRGVVDGKILSQMLKKELDDFINQV, encoded by the coding sequence ATGGAAAAATACGATTACAGTGAACTTGGGCTGAAAGCCGGGCTTGAGATCCACCAGCAGCTGGACTCGAAGGAGAAGCTGTTCTGCAGGTGTCCAACCGTTTTAAGGGATGTAAGGGATTCAAACTTTGAGTTTTTCAGGTATCTCAGGGCTACGGAAAGTGAGATGGGAGAAATGGACAGGGCTGCGGTGGAGCAGACCAAGATCAGGAGGAAGTATATCTATAAGGCTTATGATACGACCTGCCTTGTAGAAAATGATGAGGAGCCTCCAAGAGAACTTAATAAGGAAGCCCTGGAAATTTCCCTCGAGATTGCAAAACTCTTCAACATGAAACCTGTGGATCAGATGCACGTTATGAGAAAAATCGTGGTAGATGGGTCGAATACAAGCGGGTTTCAGAGAACGGCTTTTCTTGCAAGCAACGGGTATATTGAAACCTCCGAGGGGCGTTGCGGAATTGACAGCCTCTGCGTGGAAGAAGAAGCTGCCCAGAAAATTGAGGAAATCGGAGACTCAATCGTTTATTCCCTTGACAGGCTGGGAATCCCGCTTGTAGAACTCGCCACTGCACCGGATATAAAGTCCCCTCGTCATGCCCGAGAGGTTGCCGAACAGATAGGAATGTTCCTCAGATCCACAGGGAAAGTAAAGCGCGGGCTTGGAACAATCAGGCAGGATGTGAATATCTCAATTTCCGAGGGCGCAAGAGTTGAAATAAAAGGTGTACAGGCGCTTGACCTCATAGAAGATATCGTTCGCAGGGAAGTAAAAAGGCAGTTGAATCTTCTTTTTATCCGACAGGAACTCATGGAAAGAAAAGCCTTCGTCTGCGAAGAGATTTACGACGTAACAGGGCTTTTCATAGATACAAAGTCCAAAGTCCTGCAAAAAGGCGTGAAAAAAGGCGCAGTTCTTGCCGCCCTTCTCAGGAAATTCGGCGGACTTGTAGGCAAAGAAGTGCAGCCAGGAAGAAGGCTCGGAACCGAGTTTTCGGACAGGGCAAAGACTGCTGGTGTAGGAGGGATTTTCCATACCGATGAACTTCCCAACTACGGGATTACCGATAAGGAAGTTCAGGCTGTCAGGGACGCCGTAGGTGCACATCCTGAGGATGCCGTAATAATGGTTGCAGACGAACCCGAAAAAGCCAGGCTTGCAATCGAAGCGGTTATTGCAAGGGCAAAAGAGGCAATTAAAGGAGTTCCTGAAGAAACCCGAAGAGCCCTTCCCGATGGAAATACTGCTTATATGCGCCCCCTTCCGGGAGCAGCAAGGATGTACCCTGAAACTGATGTGCCTCCGATAGAAATTTCACAGGAATACTTCGACTCAATCGAGATCCCTGAACTTCTGACCGAACGGGCGAAGCGTTTTATCTCCGAAAACGGCTTAAATAAAGAGCTTGCCGAAAAAATAGCCTATTCAAAGTATCTTCCTCTCTTTGAGAGCCTGGTCGGAACTTATAGAAAAGATGCAAACGTAAACCCAACCCTGATCGCCAGAACGCTTGTAGGAATTGTTCCGGAAATCAGGAGAAACGGGGTCGAGACCGAAAATCTTACGGATGAGCATTTCAAAGGGCTTTTTGCAGCCATCTCAAATCAGGAAATTGCAAAAGAAGCTATCCAGGATCTTCTGACAGCTCTTGCAAAAGAACCGGAGCTGAGTGTTCCTGAAGCGATTTCAAAGCTTGGGCTCAGTGCCTTTGACCCTCAGGAGGTCGAGAATTTCATCAAGAAAACAGTCAGGGAGAGAGGAGACTTTATCAAGGAAAAAGGTCCAGCAGCTCTTGGTCCCCTTATGGGCATTGTCATGAAGGAATACAGAGGCGTGGTTGATGGAAAAATCCTTAGCCAGATGCTGAAAAAAGAACTGGATGATTTTATTAACCAGGTTTAA